In Thunnus thynnus chromosome 4, fThuThy2.1, whole genome shotgun sequence, a genomic segment contains:
- the gpr27 gene encoding probable G-protein coupled receptor 27, whose amino-acid sequence MANTSEFGESSPSLQNYASAASAVKLASLGLIMGISLLGNASLSLLLLKDSSLHKAPYYFLLDLCLADVVRSAVCFPFVMASIGSGSSWPYSALSCKIVAFMSVLFCFHVAFLLFCVSVTRYMAIAHHRFYSKRMNLCTCVAVICMVWTLSVAMAFPPVFDVGTYKFIREEEQCIFEHRYVKANDTLGFMLMLAVIVGTTHVVYIKMLCFVYDHRKMKPAQLVPAISQNWTFHGPGATGQAAANWIAGFGRGPTPPTLVGIRQASHPGNRRLLVLDEFKMEKRIGKMYYMITLTFLILWAPYISACYLRIFVRGAAVPQLYLSAAVWMSFAQAGANPIISFLFNKELRMRLRACFPCCLGTQTPMEPYCVI is encoded by the coding sequence ATGGCAAACACAAGTGAGTTTGGGGAGAGCAGCCCGTCCTTACAGAACTATGCGTCCGCGGCCTCTGCGGTCAAGCTGGCCTCTCTGGGTCTGATCATGGGCATCAGCCTGCTGGGCAACGCGTCGCTGTCGCTACTGCTGTTGAAGGACAGCTCGCTGCACAAGGCTCCCTACTATTTCCTCCTGGATCTGTGCCTGGCAGACGTGGTCCGCTCCGCCGTGTGTTTCCCCTTCGTGATGGCATCGATCGGCAGCGGCTCCTCTTGGCCGTACAGTGCGCTCAGCTGCAAGATCGTCGCCTTCATGTCCGTGCTCTTCTGCTTCCACGTCGCCTTCCTGCTCTTCTGCGTCAGCGTCACCCGGTACATGGCGATCGCCCACCACAGGTTTTATTCGAAGCGGATGAATCTGTGTACGTGCGTGGCGGTGATCTGCATGGTGTGGACCCTCTCCGTGGCCATGGCTTTCCCCCCGGTGTTCGACGTGGGTACCTACAAGTTCATCCGTGAGGAGGAGCAGTGCATCTTCGAGCACCGCTACGTGAAGGCGAACGACACGCTGGGCTTCATGCTGATGCTGGCCGTCATCGTGGGGACGACCCATGTGGTTTACATAAAGATGCTGTGCTTCGTCTACGATCACCGTAAAATGAAGCCTGCCCAGCTGGTCCCGGCCATCAGCCAGAACTGGACCTTCCACGGCCCCGGAGCCACCGGGCAGGCAGCCGCCAACTGGATCGCCGGCTTCGGCCGCGGACCCACCCCGCCGACGCTGGTGGGCATCAGGCAAGCGTCTCACCCCGGCAACAGGAGGCTGCTGGTGCTGGATGAGTTTAAGATGGAGAAACGGATCGGGAAGATGTACTATATGATCACACTGACTTTCCTCATCCTGTGGGCTCCTTATATAAGCGCCTGCTACCTGAGAATATTTGTGCGGGGGGCTGCGGTCCCACAGCTCTACCTGAGCGCTGCGGTGTGGATGAGCTTCGCCCAGGCGGGAGCAAACCCCATCATCAGCTTCCTGTTCAACAAGGAGCTCCGGATGCGCCTCAGAGCCTGTTTCCCCTGCTGCCTGGGAACACAGACACCCATGGAGCCATACTGTGTCATCTGA
- the prok2 gene encoding prokineticin-2: MSLEATCHSGLSRMHMRQGPTASASLLLILEGTGAQRQLFTMRSFILLLFSLLLVSHGSSAVITGACEKDSQCGGGMCCAVSLWIRSLRMCTPMGLEGEECHPMSHKVPFFGKRLHHTCPCLPNLSCITTEEGKSKCLSPYKYPDYYL, encoded by the exons ATGAGTTTGGAGGCCACTTGTCACTCTGGTCTGTCACGTATGCACATGCGGCAAGGTCCGACAGCTTCAGCATCCTTACTTCTCATCCTGGAGGGCACGGGAGCACAAAGACAGCTCTTCACCATGAGGTCCTTCATCTTACTGCTCTTCTCCCTGTTGTTGGTGTCGCATGGATCTTCAGCGGTCATCACAGGG GCCTGTGAGAAGGACTCTCAGTGTGGAGGAGGAATGTGTTGTGCAGTGAGTTTGTGGATTCGCAGCCTGCGCATGTGTACGCCCATGGGACTGGAAGGAGAAGAGTGTCACCCGATGAGCCACAAA GTTCCTTTCTTTGGGAAAAGACTTCATCATACTTGCCCCTGTCTGCCCAACCTGTCGTGCATCACTACAGAGGAGGGGAAATCCAAATGTCTCTCACCATACAAGTATCCAGACTACTACCTCTGA